The following are encoded in a window of Rhinolophus sinicus isolate RSC01 linkage group LG12, ASM3656204v1, whole genome shotgun sequence genomic DNA:
- the HAS2 gene encoding hyaluronan synthase 2, with translation MHCERFLCILRIIGTTLFGVSLLLGITAAYIVGYQFIQTDNYYFSFGLYGAFLASHLIIQSLFAFLEHRKMKKSLETPIKLNKSVALCIAAYQEDPDYLRKCLQSVKRLTYPGIKVVMVIDGNSEDDLYMMDIFSEVMGRDKSATYIWKNNFHEKGPGETEESHKESSQHVTQLVLSNKSICIMQKWGGKREVMYTAFRALGRSVDYVQVCDSDTMLDPASSVEMVKVLEEDPMVGGVGGDVQILNKYDSWISFLSSVRYWMAFNIERACQSYFGCVQCISGPLGMYRNSLLHEFVEDWYNQEFMGSQCSFGDDRHLTNRVLSLGYATKYTARSKCLTETPVEYLRWLNQQTRWSKSYFREWLYNAMWFHKHHLWMTYEAVITGFFPFFLIATVIQLFYRGKIWNILLFLLTVQLVGLIKSSFASCLRGNIVMVFMSLYSVLYMSSLLPAKMFAIATINKAGWGTSGRKTIVVNFIGLIPVSVWFTILLGGVIFTIYKESKKPFSESKQTVLIVGTLLYVCYWVMLLTLYVVLISKCGRRKKGQQYDMVLDV, from the exons ATGCATTGTGAGAGGTTTCTATGTATCCTGAGAATAATTGGAACCACACTCTTTGGAGTCTCTCTCCTCCTGGGAATCACAGCTGCTTATATTGTTGGCTACCAGTTTATCCAAACCGATAACTACTATTTCTCTTTTGGACTGTATGGTGCCTTTTTAGCATCACACCTCATCATCCAAAGCCTATTTGCCTTTTTGGAGCACCGAAAAATGAAAAAATCCCTGGAAACCCCCATCAAATTGAACAAATCTGTTGCTCTTTGCATCGCTGCATATCAGGAAGATCCTGACTACTTACGGAAATGTTTGCAATCTGTGAAAAGGCTCACCTACCCTGGGATTAAAGTTGTCATGGTCATAGATGGGAACTCGGAAGATGACCTGTACATGATGGACATTTTCAGTGAAGTCATGGGCAGGGACAAATCAGCCACTTATATCTGGAAGAACAACTTTCACGAGAAGGGTCCTGGTGAGACGGAAGAATCACATAAAGAAAGCTCACAACATGTCACCCAGTTGGTCCTGTCCAACAAAAGTATTTGCATCATGCAGAAATGGGGTGGAAAGAGAGAAGTCATGTACACGGCCTTCAGAGCACTGGGACGAAGTGTGGATTATGTACAG GTTTGTGATTCAGACACCATGCTTGACCCAGCCTCATCTGTGGAGATGGTAAAAGTTTTAGAAGAGGACCCCATGGTTGGAGGTGTCGGTGGAGATGTCCAG ATTTTAAACAAGTATGATTCCTGGATCTCCTTCCTCAGCAGTGTGAGATACTGGATGGCTTTTAACATAGAAAGGGCCTGTCAGTCTTATTTCGGTTGTGTCCAGTGCATTAGCGGGCCTCTGGGAATGTACAGAAACTCCTTGCTGCATGAATTTGTGGAAGATTGGTACAATCAGGAGTTTATGGGCAGCCAATGCAGTTTTGGGGATGACCGGCATCTAACGAACCGAGTGCTGAGTCTGGGCTACGCAACGAAATACACGGCTCGATCCAAGTGCCTTACAGAAACGCCTGTAGAATATCTCAGGTGGTTAAACCAACAGACCCGTTGGAGCAAGTCGTACTTCCGAGAGTGGCTGTACAATGCCATGTGGTTCCATAAACATCACTTGTGGATGACCTACGAAGCAGTTATCACTggattcttccctttctttctcattgCCACAGTAATCCAGCTCTTCTACCGGGGCAAGATTTGGAACATCCTCCTTTTCTTGTTAACTGTCCAGTTAGTAGGGCTCATAAAATCATCCTTTGCCAGCTGCCTTAGAGGAAATATCGTCATGGTCTTCATGTCCCTCTACTCAGTGCTGTACATGTCAAGTTTACTTCCCGCCAAGATGTTTGCAATCGCAACGATCAACAAAGCTGGGTGGGGCACATCTGGAAGGAAAACTATTGTTGTTAATTTCATAGGACTCATTCCAGTGTCGGTTTGGTTTACAATCCTCCTGGGTGGTGTGATTTTCACCATTTATAAGGAATCTAAAAAGCCATTCTCAGAATCCAAGCAGACAGTTCTAATTGTTGGAACGTTGCTCTACGTATGCTATTGGGTCATGCTTTTGACTCTGTATGTGGTTCTCATCAGTAAATGTGGCAGGCGGAAGAAGGGACAACAGTACGACATGGTGCTTGATGTATGA